The DNA sequence CCTGGAGCCCGCGTATTGGTTCCGGGAGACAGGTGCCAGGGAGATGGTTGAAAACGCCCAGCGACAACTCCGGGTTGCCAATGGCGTGCCCATCCGCTGGTACGTCGCGGAGGCCAAGGCGGCACGGGCCATCCGCAGGCTCCTAGGCGACGCCTTGCATGAAGCCATTGAGATCATCCACGCGCCACCCATGCGCTGAGGAGCGGCGGAATTGAACGAGACCTACTATGCGGGAGCCTATTGGGGCCCGCGCCAGGAGAACGCCGAAGCATGTGCGCGGCGCGCGCAGCGCTTCTTCCAGGCTCTCGCACGGCATGACGCCTTCTTCGCTCGATGGTTCCTTCCTCCCAGGTCCCGAGGGCAGGTTCCCCGTCCCCTCGAAACAGACCTCCCCACCCTTCAAGAAACGTTCGAGCAGAACAGGATCCGAAACGACACGGGTGGCGTCATCCAGGACCTGGGCTTCCAGGTCACCGCGGACAATGGCATGCAACCCGGGAAGCAGCAGCGCGACCATGCGTATCTGCGCTTCTTGTGCGGCGCATACATCGATCCCGTAGGCAATTCGTGCGTCCTCAACCTGCCTGCCACGGGCCCTCTTGTGGACCGGGTATTGACCGGGCCGGTGCTGGGAGAAGTCCTGCGCGCCATGGCTCTCGGCTGGGAGCCCGACTGGGCCATCGCCACCTCCCATGAGCACCGAGAGCAGACGGCACAGCGCGCGAGCGCGGGCACTTTCGTCGGCTGGGTGATGTACTTCTCCCAGCGTCGCGGCCCCGTGCCGCCTCTCCCCTCCCCCGTGCGCGTCGAGCCCGTGGAGGGCCTGGGCACCCTGGTCACTCTCACTCCCGAGCGATTCACCGTCTCCAGCCCTTCCCACGTGGAGCTGGCCGCTCACGTTCATCAGGCCCTGGAGCGCGCCGGCCTGCTGGTGCCCGTCACCCCTCGCGGGAAGCCAGGGTGACGGTAAAGGCACCCACGGAGGCGGCGAGCCCGTTGACGAGCGCCTCCACGCGGTGTGTCCCCGGGTAGTGCTGGCGCGTGGTCAGGTCCGCCAGCGACACGGTCTTCTGGAGCGTCGTCACAGCTCCCGGTGCCAGCTCCACCGCGCCCCCCTTGAAGACCTTGGGGCGAGGAGTACCCCGAGCCTTGATGAAGTGAACGACCAGGTCCACCATGGCCTTCTGGCGCTTCGAGGAGCGGTTGGCCACGTGCAGCGTCACCTGCACGGACTGCCCGATGCTCACGCGCTTGGGCTTGAAGGTGGCCGTGACGTCCAGCGTGGCGGAGCCCTCGAAGCCCAGCAGCGCGAGGGCACGCCGATCCCCTCGCTTCACCGCGGAGCGGAGCGCATGGCGGATGATCCACCCCCGCGCTGCGGGCGCGTCCCGGCTCCAGCGCTCGCAGGTGGCGACGAGCAGGTCCGGGTGGTCCTTGCCAATGTCATTCA is a window from the Hyalangium ruber genome containing:
- a CDS encoding immunity 52 family protein — encoded protein: MNETYYAGAYWGPRQENAEACARRAQRFFQALARHDAFFARWFLPPRSRGQVPRPLETDLPTLQETFEQNRIRNDTGGVIQDLGFQVTADNGMQPGKQQRDHAYLRFLCGAYIDPVGNSCVLNLPATGPLVDRVLTGPVLGEVLRAMALGWEPDWAIATSHEHREQTAQRASAGTFVGWVMYFSQRRGPVPPLPSPVRVEPVEGLGTLVTLTPERFTVSSPSHVELAAHVHQALERAGLLVPVTPRGKPG